The Cicer arietinum cultivar CDC Frontier isolate Library 1 chromosome 1, Cicar.CDCFrontier_v2.0, whole genome shotgun sequence genome contains the following window.
ATTGGGGGACATGggattcaattattttttatttcaggATTATTTAATTGCTatgttttttttagtatatatttttatataaatatattgaaactatttttttttttttgaaaaggtAGTTACTTTAGTTTACTCTTTAGggtaaacaatatatattaattaatcaagGGGACTTAATAGGAGGAGTGATTGTATATTACCAAACAAGAAGGTCaacaaatttgattaattaagtTATGAAGCTAATGATAGCCTTTGTGCTTTCACTTTTTCTTAATGAAGACAAGATTTTGACTTGGCTAGCACAACTCCAAGGTTTATCATTGTAATCATCCCCCCTAGAGTAGGGCCAATTTGGTTTGGACTTTGTTTATCCTTTCAAAAACCTAACTTTCTTAATTAGTGCAATTTATGGGACTAGATAGCTTTCACATACATATATCTTATCAAGATATATATACCACATTTATGTATATATAGAGAGGAAAAAAAACCTTTCAAGGAATTTTTCTTGGTTTTAATTGTATTGAAGCTAATGTACATTTTTGGCTTAAATAATTTGTTGGTCTTCAtaatatacaatttattttagtccttacaataatttttttagtttattttcatgtatcaaaaaataagatttttttttttgtttgcggtccttttgattttgatttagtCTTTATAATTAAAGGGTTCAgttgtttaatttgtttttaaaagttaagataatattaaagtatctaatttatatttttatttaaaatatttctaagatttatttcttattttagaGTATCTTATTTATGATATGTGTTTTGTAATTGTGATTTAGTTCTAAAATGAAAGTGATCTTAATGAAAGACTTTTTGACGtataaatttagaatgaaaAACGTGTTCTCATATATTTTGgagattaatatataaaaaaaaacataaatggtATTATGAATTCCTGAGTCACATTCATACTCAAAcatgtgagaaaaaaaaaaataaaaaaccaaagaGATATGAAATGCAATTTGATTTATAACCAACAATCAATGACTACGTCTTTATATATCATATGAAGATGTAAACTaacaataaacaaaattaataactatatcttcaagtgttatatgaaataCTCTCACGTGTTACATGAAGATGTAGATGAACAACAACCTTAATAACCAAGACTACATCTtcaagtgttatatgaaataTGTTCATGTGTTACATATAAATGTAGATGAACAACAAACAACTATCATTGACTACATATTCATATGTTACATAAGATGCATTCTCATCCACAAATAATATTAGATAAGAATTACAATCaaaattgaaagaagaaaattgaattttcaactttgaaattcaaattggatacccaaaaaaatatttagtcaaCAAGGGgtgtttataataatatatctatatattttagaagattttagatttatatttaaatttaaaaatatttaagatatcaTTTAGGTAAATAATCTATATTTCTATTTATAAATTGATGGAATATCAATTGTATGAAAATGAGTTGTAAGATCAAACGGTTAAGATATATAAGAGCATGAATGTGGGAATGTAGAGAGTGGAATTTGGAGAAGGAAAAAGGAGTAGGAGGTAGGATGAGCTGGTTGATTTGAAAAGAGGGAGGAAAAAATGTAAGTAGGGGAGAGGTGGAAAATGCAAAGGGAAAACGTACCACATAAATGTGTGGAGTCATGTGAGTACATTTATAGTGGGGTTAGTGTGTTTTTGTATTGTAGTGGCACATGGgggagagaaagagaaagagagtgAGTTAGTTTCTTTGGGTAGTTGTGAAAAGCAACAAGCATGTGAGGCCATGTGCCATTCAAAATAGACCACTCCCACTATTTTGCACTTTGATTCTTTCTGCTATTACTTCTTACTTCTTCACTCACTCCCTATAATCACTCTCCCCTCTATTTGTTCGTGTGCATGCAATTAATATTCTCTCCTtatcacaatattttttatattttcaattaactCAAATTATTGTCAGCtttaatacataataaaatattattctttttacaAATTTCTTTATGATTATGtctattatcattattaatttttttgaaataacaacataaattatgatgaaaaaacataaaatatcttaaatttatcTCTAAACTTTTGttgatatttcaaattttgagaGTTTCTGTAAATAAATGTTAgtagttaatttatttgataaaataaaaatagtttttaagtaGCAAAATTCAATTTTCGTGAAAATGCACCTTAATGTGTATTAATATAGTTAAAGTTTCATTTTATTGCTTCTCACATGCGAATAGAGTCCTCCATTTTACATATTTTAGAGGTCTTGTCCTAATCATAATAATTAAgcacttaataaaaaaaatacaattttaataattaaaaaaaaaataaaataaatttttagtctctataaaatttcaaaatcatttttcctttctataaataattctcaacttttaactccataaaaaaaaaatttgttctatttttaatctttattttaaaaagtttttataaaaaattatacttttagtCTCTCAACAAATTccctataaaatcaaattagaaattataagtaaataaaCCCGTGCATGTGTACAAAATGCACAAATCCATCACCAACCATGTACAATTGAACTGGATGCACAAATCTATCACCGACCGATTTTGTATAGTTGAACTGGATACACAGATCCATCATCGATCCTGCATACCACAACTTTCAAATgagaatcaattaaaaataatgtagtttgttttttattcaaaatataaataaaattgagttaaaaaaaaaaaccggatatgtatgtttttaaatttaattatattttaggaggacgtaaaaatactaattaatattttttttaaaacgtgTGATTTAGCTTAGATGACAAATAAGATGAGGtcgaataatataataaaatatcattttcattcCAATAATTTTGTACGATGGGACCCTCTCAAATTTATCTTGTTATTACAACTTGAGTTCCTCAAGCCTATAACTTGAACTTATTTCAAGAGTAACCTCATCACAACAACACACCCTAAAAGCTTGTTTTTGCCTTCATTCTCCTTATCATAGTTGACACAAGCAACCGATAACACTAAAACTATTTCACTactttacctttttttttttcttccatttatcCATCACAACTTGATACTCACTATCACCAACAATTCTTCTTCATCTTATTTTTCTTCCTATTTCTCATCAATATTGCTCTACTTATTTACATTCTTTAATTTCTCTTTAGATAACAAAAGggtcatttttcatttcatCCATTCaaactttgtaattttttagGGGGGGtgcaaatattaatattgtccAATATTAATTTTCTAGATTCAATGGAAGGCCAAAAAGCTAAACGTAGACGTGTTTATTCAGTTGAACCAAACAAAGTAGTACAAGCAACATTTACTAGAAACTACATTAACTATTTAGCACCAACTTTGATGAAGATCAAGGAAAAAAGTTCCATACAAGACAATAACTTTTGTGGTGATATTCAAAATGTTATAAAGTATGAAGTGGACATGGCCATGGTTTTTTCAGCTCAAGGTTATGCATGGAGTAATGCTCTAAAATTGAAGCTTCAAAAGGGTGATAGTGGTGAAGGTTCATCAAAGATTTATCACCAAAATGAAATGGGCCCActtgaaaaaaattgttcaaaaaaagAGGGTAATACTAAGATTTTGGtgaaaaataatttggttgaagaaaataatattgatgaagatgatgagaTTGTGAATAGGCAGTTGATGTGTCTTAGAAAGTTGATACCAGGAGGAGAAGAGATGTGTCAAGAGCAAATGGTGAATGAATTAGAGAGCTATGTAAGTTGTTTGCAAATGCAAGTGAATATTCTTAAGTGTCTCACTCATGAGACAAGttagaaatataattaattaatcatgtgTGTTTTGTTGTTTAATCATCATGAGACAAGTGGAAAAATTTTAAACCATAATCTATGTGTTCAAGATATCTATATCTTAATTAGTATatagtaatatatatttgtcctctttttttttttttatgaaggaattaactattgtttttaattatatggttttgtatatatttttaatcatgttTATGGGGACAAAAGGGAACAAGGGAAATTAAGGAAAGCTTGAAGCTAGAAGTAACTTCAAGTTATTCAATTCAAcgaagatattttattttatttcctaaTGTCTTGTATAATGTATTCCATTATGCGAGGAGGATAaatggagttttttttttttttttaaattggataaatagagtttaaataGTTACGAAAAAAAAGGAGTTTTAACAGTCAATTTGAATGTTTACTTTACTGTTTAGGTATAATAACTAGACGTAACCCTTCATAGAAGTACCCTACATGGAAGTGCCTATGTACGAATGTGAAAACACTTTGGTGGATATGGTGTAaatgtaaaaacaaaattatataatcatcatcataaagtaaattattaaaatgttttattttaaatataactatttttaaaattatatataaaattaattgtgatctattgataatttaaaattctttataCTGATGATTAGAGACAGATGGACAGCTATCCcccttatatttttattgttaaacattaattattttatttttttctctactAAAATTAGGGTTACTTCCactaaaaattttatttgtcaagagTTATATTACTTATTAACTGTTAGCCTTGTCACATacgtaaataaatatatttttaatggtgttaaaaataaaaatacataaaacaatttaaaatataaagattcTTATAGAGCAATCATAACGTATAGATGTTGAATTATCTTCAACTTTTTGGCTAtataatgtataattttttaatctctaaattgttgcttaataataataataatatattttatcactgatattttaatacattttttatataaatatttataatcaatGATGTTGCTCCCGTTGATCAAAATTTTTAGATCCGTTCTTGCTAATAGTTAGAGTCATCCATGAAATTTTGGTGTCTTGTGTGACTTATGAACTTAGTGcactattttttagttatatgcttgtcaattgttaaattttttcataaatttgattaataagTCAATCTTttcacttaaaaatattatgtgtGCACCACttaatttatgttttcttttaagTCTTTTCGCAAGACTTGTCAAATTATTAAAACTTTCATTTTTCTAAAGTGatttgttttatgatttttatcaaacaaattataactaaattttttatctaattCTTTTGAATAAACAAGTCAAGTCATTTCAATACAATTTAATGTGACGACGAGAAATACTTATTAAGAGATGATAATGACCTTAAGAGCatgaaaataattcatatattttaataaattagtatgaACTTTGTTTACTTTAATTTGGTTTATAATAATTCTTAGTTTACtttaatttgaaattgtaataattttaatctagATTTAGTTGATGTCATATGTAAATGGAGATACTttgtttctttatatttaatttattttagaaagagAATGTTCAATGAGACATGTCTCCTTTTTGAATTCTTGAATTATAACTTGCTTGAACTCCATCTAACCATATTTGtttctttcatttctttttttatttcaccCATTTGTTTGATAAGATCTTCAATCTCACGCCGAGTGACTCAAATTCACATCATTTGGTACTGTGAGTTTGTCACCAAGTGGTaatctttgttattaatttctattttagcATTTTGGTTTCTtgagatatttaaattttagttttattttgttgCATTTTGTTCCAAATTTTGTTCAATGTTGAGTTGTTTGTTGTTTACAAGTGTTATAATATGCGTGGGAATGTTTATTTGGgtgattaattgattttaattatgtaCATTTCGAAATCTGGATTGTTGTTTTCGAAATctagaagaaaacaaaatggATTTGATTTTCCACTTGCAATTGTTTGATCTAAATTTTCacttgtaaatttatttatgatggTATTTCTTCTATGCATGTCTGATTCTGGAAATTTAAAAGCCTGAACTGATTAGTAAAATGTGAAGAATTCAAATATGCagataaaagaatttaaaaatacaagTTCTTCAAAAAAGTGATTATGTATGTCGcgacctaaaatttcgagtgtttctcgaattcaatggagtcgccaccaaaatttattttaaaatagggaaaatattgggaaacccttaaaatagaaagaaaatggtacttgaaaccaaatttgagttcgggagtcgattatgcgtagggaaggtattagcaccctacgacatcctttgaaaacggttacctataattaattgtgcaagattaattttaacttaagtatatttatttttattattattaaatatgaataacaattattactatatttaaaatatgattttgaaataaatatgtacttaacaaataaaggacaaaaaaagaaatttttatttatgtgcttgacaagaatgtgatcttgctcctacgtatctccaggtgcgatggagaaatcaaagctacgtagttcttagttaaaaaaaaatacggatgtgttgagtgtgttttaaagaaaatttgttttgcgataaaaaatgttttggcaaaatagaaaaataaaagattttgatttaaatagatactttaaaatatgagttttaagacgatcaagttgtacaactcgtgtcccaAAACTCAAGNNNNNNNNNNNNNNNNNNNNNNNNNNNNNNNNNNNNNNNNNNNNNNNNNNNNNNNNNNNNNNNNNNNNNNNNNNNNNNNNNNNNNNNNNNNNNNNNNNNNNNNNNNNNNNNNNNNNNNNNNNNNNNNNNNNNNNNNNNNNNNNNNNNNNNNNNNNNNNNNNNNNNNNNNNNNNNNNNNNNNNNNN
Protein-coding sequences here:
- the LOC101495168 gene encoding transcription factor bHLH146-like, whose translation is MEGQKAKRRRVYSVEPNKVVQATFTRNYINYLAPTLMKIKEKSSIQDNNFCGDIQNVIKYEVDMAMVFSAQGYAWSNALKLKLQKGDSGEGSSKIYHQNEMGPLEKNCSKKEGNTKILVKNNLVEENNIDEDDEIVNRQLMCLRKLIPGGEEMCQEQMVNELESYVSCLQMQVNILKCLTHETS